A window of Salmo trutta chromosome 5, fSalTru1.1, whole genome shotgun sequence contains these coding sequences:
- the LOC115194937 gene encoding histone H1-I has product MWQPDPFHNELVSIMDELMTSLEEEIDKRMAFSVSSTQYSTDIDSGETREIERESKLEVKVELTCVMKQFVKQTIAKINQLISKGTAALRSEMSQSQSEMKSLKMKLLEMADSKEVPENTVERTPQIEEEWTEAPLSPEFAKDFEVDVPTPSGEADNTTNVKKETTIRAKTIAMEQSFIAKIPSSSLIESIKQVAITDKQAASRPTDKQAASRPTDKQAASRPTDKQAASRPTDKQAASRPTDKQAASRPTDKQAASRPTDKQAASRPTDKQAASRPTDKKVASTSTDNQAPSTDPQTPSGDSVMSTRPRRKKTRIEAQPTAAESDGSEETADDQWEEENAKAGQTSNDKSVHNIKPRPNIKKNKTTTTRKEHHCLDCG; this is encoded by the exons ATGTGGCAGCCCGATCCTTTCCACAATGAGTTGGTCTCTATTATGGATGAATTAATGACGTCGTTGGAGGAGGAAATTGACAAACGTATGGCGTTCTCGGTCTCCTCAACACAATACAGCACAGACATTGATTCAGGAGAGACAAGGGAAATTGAAAGAGAATCCAAGTTGGAGGTAAAA GTAGAGTTGACATGCGTGATGAAACAGTTCGTGAAACAGACTATCGCCAAAATCAACCAGTTGATCTCAAAAGGCACTGCAGCACTGCGTTCAGAGATGAGCCAGAGTCAAAGTGAGATGAAATCTCTGAAAATGAAGCTATTGGAGATGGCTGATAGTAAGGAAGTACCTGAAAATACAGTGGAAAGAACCCCACAGATAGAGGAGGAATGGACGGAAGCACCATTATCACCAGAGTTTGCAAAGGATTTTGAG GTTGACGTGCCAACTCCCAGTGGTGAGGCTGACAACACTACAAATGTCAAGAAGGAGACCACAATCAGAGCTAAAACCATAGCTATGGAACAGTCATTTATAGCTAAAATACCTTCCTCCTCACTCATTGAGTCTATCAAACAGGTGGCTATTACAGACAAACAGGCAGCAAGCAGGCCTACAGACAAACAGGCAGCAAGCAGGCCTACAGACAAACAGGCAGCAAGCAGGCCTACAGACAAACAGGCAGCAAGCAGGCCTACAGACAAACAGGCAGCAAGCAGGCCTACAGACAAACAGGCAGCAAGCAGGCCTACAGACAAACAGGCAGCAAGCAGGCCTACAGACAAACAGGCAGCAAGCAGGCCTACAGACAAACAGGCAGCAAGCAGGCCTACAGACAAAAAGGTAGCAAGCACGTCTACAGACAATCAGGCCCCAAGTACAGACCCCCAAACTCCCAGTGGGGACTCTGTGATGTCCACCAGACCCAGGAGGAAGAAAACGAGAATAGAAGCACAACCCACAGCAGCAGAATCAGACGGAAGTGAGGAAACCGCTGATGACCAATGGGAGGAGGAGAATGCTAAAGCTGGACAAACCTCAAATGACAAATCTGTTCACAACATAAAGCCAAGGCCCAACATAAAGAAAAACAAGACTACCACCACCAGGAAAGAGCACCACTGTCTGGATTGCG GTTAA
- the LOC115194301 gene encoding zinc finger protein 436 has product MWQPDPFHSELVFVMDELMTSLEDEIDKCMAVLVFSTQDRTDIDAGETGEFERESKLEVKVQLTCVMKQFVKQTLTKINQLISKGTEALRSEICQSQSEIKSLKMKLLEMTDGKEIPEKTVERTAQTEEEEEWTEAPLSPEFAEDFEVDVPTPSGEADNTTNVKKETTIRAKTIAMEQSFISLAKIPSSSLIESIKQVAITDKLAASRPTDKLAASRPTDKLAASRPTDKLAASRPTDKQAASRPTDKLAASRPTDKQAASRPTDKLAASRPTDKQAASRPTDKQAASRPTDKQAASTSTDNQAPSTDPQTPSGDSVMSTRPRRKKTRIEAQPTAAESDGSEETADDQWEEENAKAGQTSNDKSVHNIKPRPNIKKNKTTTTRKEHHCLDCGKVFKNSSNLKLHQQTHTGERPYCCELCGKCFPTAWKLRIHQAVVHRREKPLECPTCGKCFATKHYLDTHASVHSTEKPFQCLVCQKCFKSKSGLKEHTMLHNSNSDSYACDKCPKTFVKLKYLKNHQLTHSGGGAHRCELCGKGFKTPSELKRHQASVHRGEKPFQCPTCGKCFAENKNLKIHASVHSEERAFQCPQCQMCFKTKYTLNDHKKTHTDSKPYSCDKCPMTFIRSYYLKIHQASHLTSKPFACSHCGKGFKGERGLKRHERTHTEDPTYTCDECGKGFYQHESYKVHAALHTGEKPFTCDHCDKTFALASYLKTHIVKLHSVTEPHVCGKCGKKYKDFTHFRIHMFQGCQEAAALV; this is encoded by the exons ATGTGGCAGCCTGATCCTTTCCACAGTGAGTTGGTCTTTGTTATGGATGAATTAATGACGTCGTTGGAGGATGAAATTGACAAATGTATGGCGGTCTTAGTCTTTTCCACACAAGACAGGACAGACATTGATGCAGGGGAGACGGGGGAATTTGAAAGAGAATCCAAGTTGGAGGTTAAA GTCCAGTTGACATGTGTGATGAAACAGTTCGTGAAACAGACTCTCACCAAAATCAACCAGTTGATCTCCAAAGGCACTGAAGCACTGCGTTCAGAGATATGCCAGAGTCAAAGTGAGATTAAATCTCTGAAAATGAAGCTATTGGAGATGACTGATGGTAAGGAGATACCTGAAAAGACAGTAGAAAGAACCGcacagacagaggaagaggaggaatggaCGGAAGCACCATTATCACCAGAGTTTGCAGAGGATTTTGAG GTTGACGTGCCAACTCCCAGTGGTGAGGCTGACAACACTACAAATGTCAAGAAGGAGACCACAATCAGAGCTAAAACCATAGCTATGGAACAGTCATTTATATCTCTAGCTAAAATACCTTCCTCCTCACTCATTGAGTCTATCAAACAGGTGGCTATTACAGACAAACTGGCAGCAAGCAGGCCTACAGACAAACTGGCAGCAAGCAGGCCTACAGACAAACTGGCAGCAAGCAGGCCTACAGACAAACTGGCAGCAAGCAGGCCTACAGACAAACAGGCAGCAAGCAGGCCTACAGACAAACTGGCAGCAAGCAGGCCTACAGACAAACAGGCAGCAAGCAGGCCTACAGACAAACTGGCAGCAAGCAGGCCTACAGACAAACAGGCAGCAAGCAGGCCTACAGACAAACAGGCAGCAAGCAGGCCTACAGACAAACAGGCAGCAAGCACGTCTACAGACAATCAGGCCCCAAGTACAGACCCCCAAACTCCCAGTGGGGACTCTGTGATGTCCACCAGACCCAGGAGGAAGAAAACGAGAATAGAAGCACAACCCACAGCGGCAGAATCAGACGGAAGTGAGGAAACCGCTGATGACCAATGGGAGGAGGAGAATGCTAAAGCTGGACAAACCTCAAATGACAAATCTGTTCACAACATAAAGCCAAGGCCCAACATAAAGAAAAACAAGACTACCACCACCAGGAAAGAGCACCACTGTCTGGATTGCGGTAAGGTTTTTAAGAATTCAAGTAATTTAAAACTGCATCAacagactcacacaggagagaggccttATTGTTGTGAATTATGTGGGAAATGTTTCCCGACTGCTTGGAAGCTCAGAATACACCAAGCAGTGGTCCACAGAAGAGAGAAGCCGCTTGAGTGTCCAACATGTGGGAAGTGCTTTGCAACAAAGCATTATTTGGACACTCACGCAAGCGTTCATTCAACAGAGAAACCGTTCCAATGCCTCGTGTGTCAAAAGTGTTTTAAAAGTAAAAGTGGCCTCAAGGAACACACAATGTTGCACAATTCAAATTCAGATTCATATGCTTGTGACAAATGTCCAAAAACCTTCGTTAAGTTGAAATACCTCAAGAATCACCAGCTAACTCACAGTGGAGGAGGAGCTCACCGTTGTGAATTGTGTGGGAAAGGTTTCAAGACTCCTTCTGAGCTCAAAAGGCACCAAGCATCAGTACATAGGGGAGAGAAGCCATTCCAATGTCCCACATGTGGGAAGTGCTTCGCAGAGAATAAAAATTTGAAAATCCACGCAAGTGTTCATTCAGAAGAGAGAGCATTCCAGTGCCCTCAGTGTCAAATGTGTTTCAAAACCAAATATACTCTTAACGACCACAAGAAGACGCACACGGACTCCAAGCCGTATTCTTGCGACAAATGCCCAATGACCTTTATTCGGTCTTATTACCTCAAGATTCATCAAGCTTCGCACCTGACCAGCAAGCCGTTTGCGTGCAGCCACTGTGGGAAAGGCTTCAAAGGTGAACGTGGGCTCAAGAGACACGAACGCACCCACACCGAAGACCCAACTTATACCTGTGACGAATGTGGCAAGGGTTTCTATCAACACGAATCATATAAAGTCCATGCGGCCTTGCACACCGGAGAGAAGCCGTTCACCTGCGATCACTGCGATAAAACCTTTGCTCTGGCGTCCTACCTTAAAACCCACATAGTGAAACTTCACTCTGTCACCGAACCCCACGTCTGTGGGAAATGTGGCAAGAAATATAAGGATTTTACCCATTTTAGAATCCATATGTTTCAGGGTTGTCAAGAGGCTGCGGCGTTGGTTtga